DNA from Mycobacterium sp. SMC-8:
CATCCAGGTCGGACCGCTGCTGGTGGCGCTGGGGCTGCTCGTCGCGCTCGCCGCGGTGCGCTACCTTCCGGCCGCGCGGGGTCCGGCATACGCCGTCCTCGGCGTGGCGCTGTGGATCGCGTTGTTCCTGGCCGGTATCCATCCCACCCTGGCCGGTGTCGCCGTCGCGGTGCTGATCCCGGTGTTCACTCCTGAACGCCGCCCCGTCGAGCGGGCCGTCGAGCAGATCCGGGCGTTCCGGCAGTCACCGAACTCCCAGTACGCGCGCGCGGCCAGCCGCTCTTTGCGCGACGCCATCTCGATCAACGAGCGGATGCAGACCGCGGTCGGCCCGGCGGTGTCGTTCGTGATCCTGCCGCTGTTCGCGCTCGTCAACGCCGGTGTGGTGCTTAATAGGGAGAGCCTGACCACCGCGCTGCGCTCGCCACTGACCTGGGGCATCGTCGCCGGCCTGGTGCTGGGCAAGTTCGTCGGGATCACCGGCGCCACCTGGCTGGTGCAGCGCAGCGGACTGGGTCAGCTGGCGCCCGGCCTGACCCTGCGCCGGATCGCCGGCGGTGCAGCGCTGTCGGGGATCGGCTTCACGATCTCGCTGTTCATCGTCGACATCGCGATCGCCGATCCCGGACGCCAGGATCAGGCCCGGATCGGGGTGCTGGCGGCCTCGGTCATCGCGTTCGTGTTCGGGTGGGCCATCTTCCGGATCACCGACGCGCTGAGCCCACCGGAGCCGGTCGGGCTGAAACTGCTGCGCCCGGTCGATCCCGAGCGCGACCACGTCCGGGGCCGGCCCGACGCGCCGCTGACGCTGGTCGAATACGGCGACTTCGAGTGCCCGTTCTGCAGCCGGGCCACCGGCATGATCGACGAGGTGCGCGCCCACTTCGGCGACGACCTGCTGTACGTGTGGCGGCACTTCCCGCTCGAGCGCGCGCATCCGCGTGCGTTCGACGCCGCCCGGGCCAGTGAGGCGGCCGCGCTGCAGGGCAGGTTCTGGGAGATGGCCCGGGAACTGTTCGCCCATCAGGACGACCTGGAATGGTCGGACATGTATCGCTACGCGGTCGCGGCCGGCTGCGACATCGAACAGTTCGACCAGGATGTCCGGGTGCACTCGTCGAAGGTGCTGCACCGGGTGGAGGACGACGCCGAGGACGCCGACGAGATGGATCTGAGCGCCACCCCGACGTTTTTCGTCAACGGGTTACGGCACAAGGGGCCGTGGGACGCGGCGAGCCTGATCCGGGCACTCGAACAGTCGCGCGTCGCACGCTCCTAGGGCGTGGGCTCGGAGGTGGGGTCGCCGTTCCTGTTGCGGGACCGCCTGCGCGTCACCTCGAGCACGATCGGGACGATCGAGAGCACCACGATGGCGATGACGATGAAGTCGACGTTGTCGCGGATGAACGTGATCTGGCCCAGCAGGTAGCCCAGCAGGGTCAGCCCCGAGCCCCACACGATGCCGCCGGTCACGTTCCACATCAGGAATGTGCGGTAACGCATGTCGGCGGCGCCGGCCACCAGGGGGGCGTAGGTGCGCACGATCGGCACGAAGCGAGCCAGGAAGATCGTCACCGGCCCGTACTTCTCGAAGAACTCGTGGGCCTCGTCGAGATAGCGCTGTTTGAAGACCCGCGCGTCTTCCTTGAACAGGCGCGTGCCGCCCTGCTTGCCGATGTTGAAGCCCACCTGGTCCCCGAGGATCGCCGCGATCGGGATGGTGACCAACAGCACCCACAGTGGCGCGAACGGCGGAATCTCCTCCGAGCCGCCCGCCGCCACCAGTCCGGCGGTGAAGAGCAGCGAGTCACCCGGCAGCAGCGGGAAGAGCAGGCCCGACTCGACGAAGACGACGAGCAGCAGTCCGGCCAGTGTCCAGGTTCCGAACGAGTTGAGCAGGTTGACCGGCTCCAGGAAACCCGGCATCAGGGCGAGAGTGTCGACGACCACGGCTCCCTAGGTTACCGGCGTGTGATCGCGCCCCCGAATCACCGCGTTCGACTTAATGTCGGTTATGCCCACTCACAAGGCGGTTCAGGTCCCGTCCGTCAATGAAGCGTTCGCCGTCGTCGAGGTCGAGTCCCAGCCTCCGCCGCCGGGGCACGTCCGCATCTCGGTGGCGGCGTGCGGGGTGTGCGGCACCGACCGGGAGTTCCGCGCCGGCCACTTCCCGGGACTGCAGTGGCCGGTCACGCTGGGGCACGAGGTCGCGGGCACCGTGGCCGAGGTGGGCGACGGGGTGCAGGACTTCGCCGCCGGCGACCGGGTCGCCGTCGGCTGGTTCGGCGGCAACTGCAACCGCTGCGTGCCGTGCCGCAAGGGCTTGTTCATGCAGTGCGAGCGCTTGCAGGTGCCGAGCTGGCACTACCCGGGCGGCTACGCGGAGTCGATGACGGCGCCGGTGACCGCGCTCGCCCGGATCCCGGACGGGTTGTCCTTCGTCGAGGCCGCTCCGATGGGCTGCGCCGGCGTGACGACCTTCAACGGTCTGCGACACACCCGCGCCAAGGCCGGTGACCTGGTGGCCGTCCTCGGGGTCGGAGGCCTGGGACATCTCGGGGTGCAGTGGTCGCGGGCGATGGGTTTCGAGACCGTCGCTATCGCCCGCGGCGCCGGGAAGGCCGAGGAGGCCACCCGACTCGGCGCCCACCACTACATCGACTCCACCGCCCAGGACGTCGCCGCCGAACTCACCCGGCTGGGCCGAGCGGCCGTGGTGTTGGCCACCGCGAACAACGCCGACGCGATGGCCGCGACCGTCGGCGGTCTGGGGCCGGCCGGCGAACTCGTGGTCGTCGGCGTCACCGCCGAGAACCTGCCGATCAGCCCCCTCGATCTGATCAACGACGGGCGTTCGGTGACCGGGCACCCGTCGGGCACGTCGCGTGACGTCGAGGAAACGCTGGACTTCGCGCTGCTGTCCGGGGTGCGCGCGAAGGTGGAGGAGGTGCCGCTGGACAGGGCGGCGGAGGCTTATGAGGCGATGGACTCGGGCCGCGCCCGATACCGGATGGTTCTGACCGTGTGAGCGCTGCCGTTTCTTGAGATACTGCAGGAACCCCGGCTCCAGCCCCATCGCCGGCCCCGGTCGAAAGGAACGCCATGCCCATCGCCACGCCCGAGGTCTACGCCGAGATGTTGGACCGCGCCAAGGAACACTCGTTCGCCTTCCCGGCCATCAACTGTGTCGGCTCGGAGAGCATCAACGCAGCGATCAAGGGATTCGCCGACGCCGGTTCGGACGGCATCATCCAGTTCTCCACCGGCGGTGCGGAATTCGCGTCCGGTCTGGGTGTCAAAGACATGGTCACCGGAGCGGTGGCGCTGGCGGAGTTCGCGCATGTGATCGCCGAGAAGTACCCGATCACCGTCGCGCTGCACACCGATCACTGTCCGAAGGACAAGCTGGACACGTACGTCCGTCCGCTGCTGGCGATCTCGGCCGAACGGGTGAGCAGGGGGGAGAACCCGCTGTTCCAGTCGCACATGTGGGACGGCTCGGCGGTGCCGATCGACGAGAACCTGGCGATCGCCCAGGAACTGCTCAAGCAGGCCGCCGCGGCGAAGATCGTGATCGAGATCGAGATCGGGGTCGTCGGCGGCGAGGAGGACGGGGTCGAAGCCGAGATCAACGAAAAGCTGTACACCACGCCCGAGGACTTCGAGAAGACCGTCGAGGCGCTCGGCGCCGGGGAGCACGGCAGGTATCTGCTCGCCGCGACGTTCGGCAACGTGCACGGCGTGTACAAGCCGGGCAACGTGGTGCTCAAGCCCGAGGTGCTCGCCGAGGGGCAGCGGGTGGCATCGGCCAAGCTTGGTCTGCCGGAGGGTTCCAAACCGTTCGACTTCGTGTTTCACGGCGGTTCCGGCTCATTGAAGTCCGAGATCGAGGACTCGCTGCGCTATGGCGTGGTCAAGATGAACGTCGACACCGACACCCAGTACGCGTTCACCCGCCCGATCGCCGGACACATGTTCACCAACTACGACGGGGTACTGAAAATCGACGGCGAGGTGGGCAACAAGAAGGTTTACGACCCGCGCAGCTACCTCAAGAAGGCCGAGGCGTCGATGAGCGATCGCGTGGTGGAGGCGTGCAACGACCTACACAGCGCGGGCCGGAGCGTGTCGGCGGGTTAGCGCCCGGCCGGCGGCTCAGGTGGGGGCCTGGCAGATCTTCCACTCGTCGTCGCGGAACTGCAGGTCGAAGCTGCGAGTGGAGCGGGTCTGCGGTGCGTAGGCCATGAACGTGGTCACATTGGCCTCGGCGTGGTCGCCGTTGATGACGATCTGGTCGATGCTGGCGACGACGGGGTAGCGGCCGGCGTCGGCCACCCGCCGGTGCGTGTCGGCCCACTTCTTGTCGTCCAGGTTGTTGTAGGCCTCGGCGGTGCTGCCGCAGGTGATGCTGCGCAGCGTCGCGAGATCACCCTTCTCGATCGCGGCGTCATAGCTCTGGATGGCCGAGCGGACTCTGTCCTCCTGCGACACCCCCGGCTCCGAACCGCGCGTGAGCAGCAGGGTTCCCAGGATCGCGACGGCGGCCAGCGCCGCGATCACCAGCACGATGGCGATCACCCAGCCCCACCTGCGCTTCTTCTGCGGCGGCTTCGGCGCGTCGCCGCGTGGTGGAATCATCTGTGGCGCAGCAGGTTTGGGTGCCGCGAACTGTTCGGTGACCGGTTCGTTGGGCCGGTTGATGATCGTGGTGGAACCGGCGTCGAATCCCGAGGGAGCGGTGAACCGCCGCTCGCCGGACTGGTCGGGGTCTTCGCTGCGCGGATCAGCGGGGGCGAACACCTCGGTCTCGGCGTCAGCGGACGTGAGATCCGGGTCCGAATTGTCAGGCCGTCCTGCGTTCGACATATTGCGGAAGCTTAGCCATCCGCGGTGACGCCCGCGCGCGCCCGCACGGCACAATGGGCCCATGACTCGGATGGGTGACCTCCTCGGACCGGATCCTGTGCTGTTGCCCGGCGACCCCGCCGCCGAAGCCGAACTCGACGCGGCGGAGAACCCCGCCATCGTCGCCGCGGCGCATCCGGCGGCGTCGATCGCGTGGGCGGTGCTCGCCGAGCAGGCGCTCGCCGACGAGCAGGCCGTCGCCGCGTACGCCTACGCCCGCACCGGTTACCACCGCGGCCTGGACGCGCTGCGCCGCAACGGCTGGAAGGGCTTCGGACCGGTGCCGTTCGCCCACGAGCCCAATCAGGGCTTCCTGCGCTGCGTGGCGGCGCTGGCCCGCGCCGCCCAGGCGATCGGGGAGCTGCCCGAGTATCAGCGCTGCCTGGATCTGCTCGACGACTGCGATCCGGCGGCCCGCGCCGAACTCGGGCTGAGCTAGCAGTTCTGGCTCTCGCACTCGCAGTCCGCGGCGGTGTCCGGCGGCTCGATCTGCACGGTGGAGTGTTCGAGCCCGCGCGCGGCCAGCACGGCACGCGCGTCGTCGAGGATCCGCGCCGAGTCTCGGACGCTGGTCAGATGCGCGGTCACCATGTCCTTACCCGGCACCAGCGTCCACACGTGCAGGTCGTGCACCTCGGTGACCCCGTCCACGGCGCACAGTGCCTCACGTAGCTCGTCGACGTCGATGTGGCTGGGGGAGGACTCCGACAGGATGCGCAGCGCCGACCTGGCCAGGGAGATGGCCCGGGGCAGCACCCAGAGCGCCACGAGCACCGCGACCACGACGTCGGCGTAGGGCCACCCGGTGGTGACGACGACGATGCCGGCGATCAGCACCCCGATGCTGCCGAGGGTGTCGGCGACGACCTCCATGTAGGCGCCCTTGACCGCGAGGCTCTCCTTGGAGTGCGAGCGCAGCAGCAGCATCACGACCGCGTTGGCCATCAGCCCGGCCAACGCGACCACGATCATCGGGACGCCGGGGACGTCGGGCGCGTCGCCGAGCCGCTCGAAGGCCTCGTACAGGATGAACCCGGCCACCCCGAGCAGCAGCGCCGCATTCGCGACCGCGGTGAACACCTCGGCGCGGTGCCAGCCGTAGGTCCGCGACGGTGACGTGCTGCCGCGCCTGGCGAGCAGTACGGCGGTCAGTCCCATGAACATCGCGACGAGGTCGGTGAGCATGTGCCCGGCGTCGGCCAGCAGCGCGATCGAGTTGATGGCCAGCGCCGTGCCCAGCTCCACGAAGAAAAACACCGACAGGATCGCGGCCCCGAGGACCATGCGCGACACCTTGGTGTCACCGGCGTGGCTGTGATCGTGTCCGGCGCCCATAAGCTGAAATATATGCGCAAAGCCGCATATGTGACAAGGGTCAGACCCAGGCCGACCAGAACCGGGTCAGCTGACCGCCGATGGCCGACAGCGTGGGCGGTACCCCGGACAGGTCGAACAGCCAGTACACCGCCCCGAAGAACCACTGGTTGAGCGGCGGCGCGATCAGCAGGATCAGCAGCAGGAAGAACCCCCACTGCTTGGCCGGCAGCAGCGCGCGCCGGGTGTCCGGGCTCAGATGCGGTTCCAACGCGCCGTAGCCGTCGAGCCCCGGGATCGGCAGCATGTTCAGCAGCAGCGCGGTGACCTGCAGAAATCCGAGGAACGCGACCCCGGCCCAGAACACCGAGTGCCCGGAGTCGTACAGCAGCCGGGTCAGTCCGAGCAGCAGCACCGCGAAGATCAGGTTGACCGCCGGCCCGGCCAGGCTCACCACGGTCTTCTGCCGGTCGGTCATGTGCCCGGTCTGCACGTACACCGCGCCGCCGGGCAGTCCGATGCCCCCGAGGGCGATGAACAGCACCGGCAGACCGAGCGACAACAGCGGGTGGGAATACTTCAACGGGTTCAGCGTGAGGTAGCCGCGCGTGGCGACGTCGCGGTCGCCGAACCGGTAGGCGGAGTAGGCGTGGCCGAACTCGTGCAGGCACAGCGTCACGAGCCAGCCGGAGATCACGAACACGAACACCGCGACGTAGGACAGCGGCCGGATCTGCCCCTCGGTGGTCCATGCCAGCGCCCCGCCGGCAGCGGTGACCGCGACCAGTGCGAGGAAAACCGGGCTCGGGCGCACCCGGTCGAGCCTAGGCGCGCCCGACCCGCAGCCAGCCCTCGGTATGGCGGTAGAACGTCGACCGGCGGACCGGCCGCTGTGCGGCCTCGCCGTCGCGGATCACCACCGCGCCCGTGGTCCCGAGCTGCGCAGCGCGCCCGCTGATCCAGCGCGCACGGCGCAGCCGTCCCGGCACCACGCGGGCGCGCAGACCCGGCATCGCCGCGGTCGGCTCGACGCGTACAGCGGGCACCTCCCCGTCGAAGAGCCGTGCGTCATCCACGACGGCCTCACCGCGCAGGGTGGCCTGCCCGTCCGGGGGTAGCCACAGCGCTGCCCCGGTGATCACGGTGCCCGTCTCGTCGCGGATCAGCGGCACCCGGTGAGCGGTCGCGGTCCGGGCGCGCCGGGCCTGCCACGGGCGCCGCACGTGGGCGACCTCGACGTCGAGCCGGTCGGCGCGAAGCAGCCGGGTCAGGACGGCGGACAGGTCCCGGTGGGATCCGACCACGATCAGGCGCCGGTAGCCCGTCACCTCCTCGAAGTCGGGCTCGATGACCGCGAGATGGCGGAGCGACCTGGGAAGACGGTGCCTGTCCGAGCGCACGACTGCGACTAATGACAGGTCCAACGCATTCCTTGAGATAGGGTGGGTCACCGGCTGCACACTGTATCGAGCGCAGCTCGAGCGTGAAAAACCAGCGGAAGACGCGAAGGACTGCGATGCCGGCAATCGTCCTCATCGGCGCCCAGTGGGGCGACGAGGGCAAAGGTAAAGCCACCGACCTCCTGGGTGGACGGGTCCAGTGGGTGGTGCGCTACCAGGGCGGCAACAACGCCGGTCACACTGTGGTGCTGCCGACTGGCGAGAACTTCGCCCTACACCTGATCCCCTCGGGGATTCTGACGCGGGGCGTGACGAACGTGATCGGCAACGGAGTGGTCGTCGACCCGGGGGTGCTGCTCACCGAGCTCAAGGGCCTGGAGGATCGCGGCGTCGACACCGAGCGGCTGCTGATCTCGGCCGACGCGAACCTGCTGATGCCGTACCACGTCGCGATCGACAAGGTCGTGGAGCGCTACGCCGGCAACAAGAAGATCGGCACCACCGGCCGGGGAATCGGCCCGTGCTACCAGGACAAGATCGCACGCATCGGCATCCGCGTCGCCGACGTGCTCGACCCGACGCTGTTGGCCGAAAAGATCGAGGGCGCACTCGAATTCAAGAACCAGGTGCTGGTCAAGATCTACAACCGCAAGGCGTTGGAGCCGGCCGAGGTCGTGGAGAACCTGCTGGAGCAGGCCGAGGGTTTCAAGCACCGCATCGCCGACGCCAGGCTGCTGCTCAACCAGGCGCTCGAACGCGACGAGATCGTGCTGCTGGAAGGTTCGCAGGGCACGCTGCTCGACGTCGACCACGGCACGTATCCGTATGTCACATCGTCGAATCCGACCGCCGGCGGCGCATCCGTCGGATCCGGTATCGGGCCTACCCAGATCACCACGGTGCTGGGAATCCTGAAGGCCTACACCACGCGCGTCGGTTCGGGTCCGTTCCCCACCGAACTGTTCGACGAGCACGGCGCCTACCTGGCCAAGACCGGCGGTGAGGTCGGTGTGACCACCGGCCGGGCCCGCCGCTGCGGCTGGTTCGATGCGGTGATCGCGCGGTACGCGACCCGAGTCAACGGCATCACCGACTACTTCCTCACCAAGCTCGACGTGTTGTCCAGCCTGGAGACGGTGCCGATCTGCGTCGGCTACACCGTGAACGGCAAGCGCACCGACGAGATGCCGATGACCCAGAGCGACTTCGCCCGCGCCGAGCCGATCTACGAAGAGCTGCCCGGCTGGTGGGAGGACATCTCCGGCGCGCGCGAGTTCGAGGATCTGCCCGCCAAGGCGCGTGACTACGTGTTGCGGCTCGAAGAGCTTGCCGGAGCCTATGTTTCGTGCATCGGTGTCGGTCCGGGACGCGACCAGACGATCGTGCGGCGCGACGTCTTGGCGCCGCGTTGATGTCAGCCGACTACGGGTTGGATCCGCGCCGCACCGATCCGGAGTACAACAAGCACGGCGGCTTCCCGGTGTTCGAAGCCGCCCGGCCCGGCCCCGGCTTCGGGCGTTTCCTCGCCGCGATGCGGCGCGCCCAGGACCTGGCCGTGTCGACGAACCCGGACCCGGACACCTGGGACGATGCCGCGGACCGGGTCGAGGAACTGGTGAAACTGCTTGAGCCCTACCGTGCCGGTGAAGGCGTCGGCCCGGCCAACCGGGTGCCGGCCCTGCCGGGCGCGGGCAGCCTGCTGATGCCGCCGTGGACGGTGACCAAGTTCGAGGCCGACGGCGTCGAGTTGGAGGTCACCTTCAGCCGCTACCACGTGGGCGGCAACTCCGCCGTGCACGGCGGAGTGTTGCCGCTGCTGTTCGATTCGATGTTCGGCATGGTGATCCACGCGACCGGCCGCCCGATCAGCCGCACCGCATTTCTGCACGTGGACTACCGCAGGGTCACCCCGATCGACACCGTGCTGACCGCGCGGGGCTGGCTGCGGGAAGCCGAGGGGCGCAAAGCGTTCGTCAACGCCGAGCTGCTCGACGCCGACGGTAATGTGCTCGCCGAGTCGAACGGGCTGATGATCAGGCTCTTGCCCGGTCAGCCTTAAGCAGACGCCTCTGGGGGGAGGACAGCGATGGGGGTGCGGGAGTTTCTCCTCACCTGGTGGCGGCAACCTCACGAGTTCGACTGGACGGCAAGACATTTCCGTGCCCGCGGGGTGCTGCGGGTGCATCAGGTCTTCGTCGGCTGCTTCTCGTTGCTGTACGGCTTGACCGCAGTGCTGTCGGTGGTGTGGGCCTATTTCGACGGTGGCTCCGTGGCGGGCCGCGTCCTGGTGCTTGCCATCGCCGCCAGTTCGTGCGTGCTCGGTGTGCTGTGGATCTTCGGGCCCTGGCCCACCGAACGGCAGTCGGCCGCGTTCGCGGTGTACGCCGACATCGCGGTGGTCGCGGTGATG
Protein-coding regions in this window:
- a CDS encoding DUF3151 domain-containing protein, which translates into the protein MTRMGDLLGPDPVLLPGDPAAEAELDAAENPAIVAAAHPAASIAWAVLAEQALADEQAVAAYAYARTGYHRGLDALRRNGWKGFGPVPFAHEPNQGFLRCVAALARAAQAIGELPEYQRCLDLLDDCDPAARAELGLS
- a CDS encoding PaaI family thioesterase codes for the protein MSADYGLDPRRTDPEYNKHGGFPVFEAARPGPGFGRFLAAMRRAQDLAVSTNPDPDTWDDAADRVEELVKLLEPYRAGEGVGPANRVPALPGAGSLLMPPWTVTKFEADGVELEVTFSRYHVGGNSAVHGGVLPLLFDSMFGMVIHATGRPISRTAFLHVDYRRVTPIDTVLTARGWLREAEGRKAFVNAELLDADGNVLAESNGLMIRLLPGQP
- a CDS encoding adenylosuccinate synthase, encoding MPAIVLIGAQWGDEGKGKATDLLGGRVQWVVRYQGGNNAGHTVVLPTGENFALHLIPSGILTRGVTNVIGNGVVVDPGVLLTELKGLEDRGVDTERLLISADANLLMPYHVAIDKVVERYAGNKKIGTTGRGIGPCYQDKIARIGIRVADVLDPTLLAEKIEGALEFKNQVLVKIYNRKALEPAEVVENLLEQAEGFKHRIADARLLLNQALERDEIVLLEGSQGTLLDVDHGTYPYVTSSNPTAGGASVGSGIGPTQITTVLGILKAYTTRVGSGPFPTELFDEHGAYLAKTGGEVGVTTGRARRCGWFDAVIARYATRVNGITDYFLTKLDVLSSLETVPICVGYTVNGKRTDEMPMTQSDFARAEPIYEELPGWWEDISGAREFEDLPAKARDYVLRLEELAGAYVSCIGVGPGRDQTIVRRDVLAPR
- a CDS encoding peptidase M50; protein product: MDLSLVAVVRSDRHRLPRSLRHLAVIEPDFEEVTGYRRLIVVGSHRDLSAVLTRLLRADRLDVEVAHVRRPWQARRARTATAHRVPLIRDETGTVITGAALWLPPDGQATLRGEAVVDDARLFDGEVPAVRVEPTAAMPGLRARVVPGRLRRARWISGRAAQLGTTGAVVIRDGEAAQRPVRRSTFYRHTEGWLRVGRA
- a CDS encoding cation diffusion facilitator family transporter; translated protein: MGAGHDHSHAGDTKVSRMVLGAAILSVFFFVELGTALAINSIALLADAGHMLTDLVAMFMGLTAVLLARRGSTSPSRTYGWHRAEVFTAVANAALLLGVAGFILYEAFERLGDAPDVPGVPMIVVALAGLMANAVVMLLLRSHSKESLAVKGAYMEVVADTLGSIGVLIAGIVVVTTGWPYADVVVAVLVALWVLPRAISLARSALRILSESSPSHIDVDELREALCAVDGVTEVHDLHVWTLVPGKDMVTAHLTSVRDSARILDDARAVLAARGLEHSTVQIEPPDTAADCECESQNC
- a CDS encoding alcohol dehydrogenase catalytic domain-containing protein, translated to MPTHKAVQVPSVNEAFAVVEVESQPPPPGHVRISVAACGVCGTDREFRAGHFPGLQWPVTLGHEVAGTVAEVGDGVQDFAAGDRVAVGWFGGNCNRCVPCRKGLFMQCERLQVPSWHYPGGYAESMTAPVTALARIPDGLSFVEAAPMGCAGVTTFNGLRHTRAKAGDLVAVLGVGGLGHLGVQWSRAMGFETVAIARGAGKAEEATRLGAHHYIDSTAQDVAAELTRLGRAAVVLATANNADAMAATVGGLGPAGELVVVGVTAENLPISPLDLINDGRSVTGHPSGTSRDVEETLDFALLSGVRAKVEEVPLDRAAEAYEAMDSGRARYRMVLTV
- the fbaA gene encoding class II fructose-bisphosphate aldolase; its protein translation is MPIATPEVYAEMLDRAKEHSFAFPAINCVGSESINAAIKGFADAGSDGIIQFSTGGAEFASGLGVKDMVTGAVALAEFAHVIAEKYPITVALHTDHCPKDKLDTYVRPLLAISAERVSRGENPLFQSHMWDGSAVPIDENLAIAQELLKQAAAAKIVIEIEIGVVGGEEDGVEAEINEKLYTTPEDFEKTVEALGAGEHGRYLLAATFGNVHGVYKPGNVVLKPEVLAEGQRVASAKLGLPEGSKPFDFVFHGGSGSLKSEIEDSLRYGVVKMNVDTDTQYAFTRPIAGHMFTNYDGVLKIDGEVGNKKVYDPRSYLKKAEASMSDRVVEACNDLHSAGRSVSAG
- a CDS encoding site-2 protease family protein, which encodes MRPSPVFLALVAVTAAGGALAWTTEGQIRPLSYVAVFVFVISGWLVTLCLHEFGHAYSAYRFGDRDVATRGYLTLNPLKYSHPLLSLGLPVLFIALGGIGLPGGAVYVQTGHMTDRQKTVVSLAGPAVNLIFAVLLLGLTRLLYDSGHSVFWAGVAFLGFLQVTALLLNMLPIPGLDGYGALEPHLSPDTRRALLPAKQWGFFLLLILLIAPPLNQWFFGAVYWLFDLSGVPPTLSAIGGQLTRFWSAWV
- the nhaA gene encoding Na+/H+ antiporter NhaA — protein: MTVTEPAAQRGFPLLPSRLNRGSRATRTTDNTAAALMLAFTVLAILWANSPWADSYRALLDTEIGLGFGDHHVEMSVKHIVNDALMTFFFFIVGLEVTREFTIGELTDRSRAAVPVIAAAAGLILPAVVFLAFNPSGENAHAWGVVISTDTAFLVGALAIIKPMFPARVRLFLLTLAVVDDVGALIVIAVFYSDSIQVGPLLVALGLLVALAAVRYLPAARGPAYAVLGVALWIALFLAGIHPTLAGVAVAVLIPVFTPERRPVERAVEQIRAFRQSPNSQYARAASRSLRDAISINERMQTAVGPAVSFVILPLFALVNAGVVLNRESLTTALRSPLTWGIVAGLVLGKFVGITGATWLVQRSGLGQLAPGLTLRRIAGGAALSGIGFTISLFIVDIAIADPGRQDQARIGVLAASVIAFVFGWAIFRITDALSPPEPVGLKLLRPVDPERDHVRGRPDAPLTLVEYGDFECPFCSRATGMIDEVRAHFGDDLLYVWRHFPLERAHPRAFDAARASEAAALQGRFWEMARELFAHQDDLEWSDMYRYAVAAGCDIEQFDQDVRVHSSKVLHRVEDDAEDADEMDLSATPTFFVNGLRHKGPWDAASLIRALEQSRVARS
- a CDS encoding DUF4878 domain-containing protein yields the protein MSNAGRPDNSDPDLTSADAETEVFAPADPRSEDPDQSGERRFTAPSGFDAGSTTIINRPNEPVTEQFAAPKPAAPQMIPPRGDAPKPPQKKRRWGWVIAIVLVIAALAAVAILGTLLLTRGSEPGVSQEDRVRSAIQSYDAAIEKGDLATLRSITCGSTAEAYNNLDDKKWADTHRRVADAGRYPVVASIDQIVINGDHAEANVTTFMAYAPQTRSTRSFDLQFRDDEWKICQAPT
- a CDS encoding VTT domain-containing protein, producing the protein MPGFLEPVNLLNSFGTWTLAGLLLVVFVESGLLFPLLPGDSLLFTAGLVAAGGSEEIPPFAPLWVLLVTIPIAAILGDQVGFNIGKQGGTRLFKEDARVFKQRYLDEAHEFFEKYGPVTIFLARFVPIVRTYAPLVAGAADMRYRTFLMWNVTGGIVWGSGLTLLGYLLGQITFIRDNVDFIVIAIVVLSIVPIVLEVTRRRSRNRNGDPTSEPTP